From one Burkholderia latens genomic stretch:
- the speB gene encoding agmatinase → MNDHTHFQPLGGNEMPRSGGIATMMRLPHVPSAAGLDACFVGVPFDLGTSNRTGARFGPRQIRTESVLLRPYNMATRAAPFDSLQVADIGDVAINPYNLHDSIARIEAAYDAILEHNCKPVTLGGDHTIALPILRAIHRKHGKVALIHVDAHADVNDTMMGEKIAHGTPFRRAVEEGLLHGDKVTQIGLRGTGYAAEDFDWCREQGFRVVQAEECWNKSLAPLMEEVRARIGDTPVYISFDIDGIDPAYAPGTGTPEIAGLTVPQALEIIRGAKGLNIVGCDLVEVAPPYDPFGTTALLGANLAYELLCVLPGVAYRD, encoded by the coding sequence ATGAACGACCACACCCATTTCCAGCCGCTCGGCGGCAATGAAATGCCGCGCAGCGGCGGCATCGCGACGATGATGCGCCTGCCGCACGTGCCGAGCGCCGCCGGGCTCGACGCGTGCTTCGTCGGCGTGCCGTTCGATCTCGGCACCTCCAACCGCACCGGTGCGCGCTTCGGTCCGCGCCAAATCCGCACCGAATCCGTGCTGCTGCGCCCGTACAACATGGCCACGCGCGCCGCGCCGTTCGATTCGCTGCAAGTCGCCGACATCGGCGACGTCGCGATCAATCCGTACAACCTGCACGATTCGATCGCGCGCATCGAAGCCGCGTACGACGCGATCCTCGAGCACAACTGCAAGCCGGTCACGCTCGGCGGCGACCACACGATCGCGCTCCCGATCCTGCGCGCGATTCATCGCAAGCATGGCAAGGTTGCATTGATCCACGTCGATGCACACGCCGACGTCAACGATACGATGATGGGCGAAAAGATTGCGCACGGCACGCCGTTCCGCCGCGCGGTCGAAGAAGGGCTGCTGCACGGCGACAAGGTCACGCAGATCGGCCTGCGCGGCACCGGCTACGCCGCGGAAGATTTCGACTGGTGCCGCGAGCAGGGCTTCCGCGTGGTCCAGGCCGAGGAATGCTGGAACAAGTCGCTCGCGCCGCTGATGGAGGAAGTGCGCGCGCGCATCGGCGACACGCCCGTCTACATCAGCTTCGACATCGACGGCATCGACCCGGCGTACGCACCGGGCACCGGCACGCCGGAGATCGCCGGGCTCACGGTGCCGCAGGCGCTCGAGATCATCCGGGGCGCGAAGGGGTTGAACATCGTCGGCTGCGATCTCGTCGAAGTCGCGCCACCGTACGACCCGTTCGGCACCACGGCGCTGCTCGGCGCGAACCTCGCGTACGAGCTGCTGTGCGTGCTGCCGGGCGTCGCGTACCGCGACTGA
- a CDS encoding MFS transporter, translated as MGTSVKQPKRAALASFVGTTIEWYDFYSYATAAAIVFGPLFFPGENRFISLLASFGSFAVGFFARPLGGVMFGYLGDRFGRKRSLLATLMLMAVSTVAIGLLPTHAQAGVIAPILLVLMRVLQGVAVGGEWGGAVLLAGEHAPAGKRTFFASFAQLGSASGLILSMLAFGAISTLPKEDMMSWGWRVPFLASAVLLAVGFVIRASVSESPEFEEVKKSGNTAQNPVREALQYWPLLLLAIGANVYGIAGVYFSNIFMISYATQFLSLDRSMVLHCMTIVAVLQFVVQLAAAFLAQRFGTTRVLLITGAWAAIVPFVMLPLVHMGTPVSITVGVGLATLAESGYYSVVAGFVSGIFIARIRYTAISIAYQVCGALAGGLTPLVATLIAQNVAPQWWPLAIQYTSAALLSSLCVWLISRRVSIDDAGAPGQQDDALPRGARTA; from the coding sequence ATGGGGACTTCCGTCAAACAACCGAAGCGGGCGGCGCTCGCATCGTTCGTCGGCACCACGATCGAGTGGTACGACTTCTATAGCTACGCGACCGCCGCGGCCATCGTGTTCGGCCCGCTGTTCTTCCCCGGCGAAAACCGCTTCATCAGCCTGCTCGCGTCGTTCGGCTCGTTCGCGGTCGGCTTCTTCGCGCGGCCGCTCGGCGGCGTGATGTTCGGCTATCTCGGCGACCGCTTCGGCCGCAAGCGTTCGCTGCTTGCGACGCTCATGCTGATGGCCGTGTCGACCGTCGCGATCGGACTGCTGCCGACCCACGCGCAGGCCGGCGTGATCGCGCCGATCCTGCTCGTGCTGATGCGCGTGCTGCAGGGCGTCGCGGTCGGCGGCGAGTGGGGCGGCGCGGTGCTGCTTGCGGGCGAGCATGCACCCGCAGGCAAGCGCACGTTCTTCGCGTCGTTCGCGCAGCTCGGCAGCGCGAGCGGCCTGATCCTGTCGATGCTCGCGTTCGGCGCGATCAGCACGCTGCCGAAGGAGGACATGATGAGCTGGGGCTGGCGCGTGCCGTTCCTCGCGAGCGCGGTGCTGCTGGCGGTCGGCTTCGTGATCCGTGCGAGCGTGTCCGAATCGCCCGAGTTCGAGGAAGTGAAGAAGAGCGGCAACACCGCGCAAAACCCCGTGCGCGAGGCGCTCCAGTACTGGCCGCTGCTTCTGCTCGCGATCGGCGCGAACGTGTACGGGATCGCCGGCGTGTACTTCAGCAACATTTTCATGATCAGCTATGCAACGCAGTTCCTGTCGCTCGACCGCTCGATGGTGCTGCACTGCATGACGATCGTGGCCGTGTTGCAGTTCGTCGTGCAGCTCGCCGCAGCGTTCCTCGCACAGCGCTTCGGCACGACGCGCGTGCTGCTGATCACCGGCGCATGGGCCGCGATCGTACCGTTCGTGATGCTGCCGCTCGTGCACATGGGCACGCCGGTGTCGATCACCGTCGGCGTCGGCCTCGCGACGCTCGCCGAATCGGGCTACTACTCGGTGGTCGCGGGCTTCGTCAGCGGCATCTTCATCGCGCGCATCCGCTACACCGCGATCTCGATCGCGTACCAGGTGTGCGGCGCGCTCGCCGGCGGCCTCACGCCGCTCGTCGCCACGCTGATCGCACAGAACGTGGCGCCGCAATGGTGGCCGCTCGCGATCCAGTACACGAGCGCCGCCCTGCTGTCGTCGCTGTGCGTGTGGCTGATTTCGCGGCGCGTCAGCATCGACGATGCCGGCGCACCCGGCCAGCAGGACGACGCACTGCCGCGCGGCGCGCGCACCGCGTAA
- the metE gene encoding 5-methyltetrahydropteroyltriglutamate--homocysteine S-methyltransferase, with protein sequence MVTTHNLGFPRIGAKRELKFGLERYWKGESSRDALRALGAELRQRHWAQQRDLDLAPLGDFAFYDHVLDMSFTLGNLPKRVQGFHGDSLDNYFRVARGRSAQSDGEHAACCGGVAAGEMTKWFDTNYHYIVPEFHADTNFSLDPSRLLQQLAEAQALGVAVKPVILGPVTYLWLGKVKDDSDRLALLPKLLPVYGALLDTLTAQGVEWVQIDEPILVTELDAEWRHALRIAYDTLETRRIKVLLATYFGQLQDNLSLAASLPVDGLHIDAVNARDEVDALVRALPADRVLSLGVINGRNIWKTDLNAALDWLEPLAKQLGERLWLAPSCSLLHVPVDLASEAQLDAEIRSWLAFALQKLDELKVLATALNAGRDAVADALAANAAAIESRRRSPRVNNPAVKAAIARIDAQLGSRASPYPERAPKQSARLNLPHFPTTTIGSFPQTAEIRHARSQFKAGVLNEADYRAAMRAEIERSVREQESLGLDVLVHGEAERNDMVEYFGEQLDGYAFSQFGWVQSYGSRCVKPPILFGDISRPNAMTVEWITYAQSLTSKPMKGMLTGPVTILNWSFVRDDQPRSVSCYQLALAIREEVLDLEKAGVRVIQIDEAALREGLPLRRAQWGAYLTWAVESFRIAANGVRDDTQIHTHMCYSEFNDIIASIADMDADVITIETSRSDMELLDAFDNFRYPNEIGPGVYDIHSPNIPTQDHIVGLMQKAAERIPAERLWVNPDCGLKTRQWAEVMPALTNMVAAAKTLRNQMR encoded by the coding sequence ATGGTTACGACACACAATCTCGGTTTTCCGCGGATCGGCGCGAAGCGCGAACTCAAGTTCGGTCTCGAGCGCTACTGGAAGGGCGAGTCGTCGCGCGACGCGCTGAGGGCGCTTGGCGCGGAGTTGCGCCAGCGGCACTGGGCCCAGCAACGTGATCTCGATCTCGCGCCGCTCGGCGATTTCGCGTTCTACGACCACGTGCTCGACATGAGCTTCACGCTCGGTAACCTGCCAAAGCGCGTGCAAGGCTTCCATGGTGATTCGCTCGACAACTATTTCCGCGTCGCGCGCGGCCGTTCCGCCCAATCGGACGGCGAGCATGCGGCGTGCTGCGGCGGTGTAGCCGCCGGCGAAATGACCAAGTGGTTCGACACGAACTACCACTACATCGTCCCGGAATTCCACGCGGACACGAACTTCTCGCTCGATCCGTCGCGGCTGCTGCAGCAACTCGCCGAAGCGCAGGCGCTCGGCGTGGCCGTGAAGCCGGTCATCCTCGGCCCCGTCACGTATCTGTGGCTGGGCAAGGTGAAGGACGATTCCGACCGTCTCGCGCTGTTGCCGAAACTGCTGCCTGTATACGGTGCGCTGCTCGACACGCTGACCGCGCAGGGCGTCGAATGGGTGCAGATCGACGAGCCGATTCTCGTCACAGAACTCGATGCCGAGTGGCGGCACGCGCTGCGTATCGCGTACGACACGCTGGAGACGCGTCGGATCAAAGTGCTGCTCGCCACGTATTTCGGCCAGTTGCAGGACAATCTGTCGCTCGCGGCGTCGCTGCCCGTCGACGGCCTGCATATCGACGCGGTCAACGCGCGAGACGAGGTCGATGCGCTCGTGCGCGCATTGCCTGCCGATCGCGTGCTGTCGCTGGGCGTGATCAACGGGCGCAACATCTGGAAGACGGATCTGAACGCAGCGCTCGACTGGCTCGAACCGCTCGCAAAGCAACTGGGCGAGCGGCTGTGGCTCGCCCCGTCGTGCTCGCTGCTGCACGTGCCGGTCGATCTCGCGAGCGAGGCGCAGCTCGACGCGGAGATCCGTTCGTGGCTCGCGTTCGCGCTGCAGAAGCTCGACGAGCTGAAGGTGCTCGCGACCGCGCTGAACGCGGGCCGCGACGCGGTTGCCGACGCGCTCGCCGCGAATGCGGCCGCGATCGAGTCGCGCCGCCGCTCGCCGCGCGTGAACAATCCGGCGGTGAAGGCGGCGATCGCGCGCATCGACGCGCAGCTCGGCAGCCGTGCGAGCCCGTACCCGGAGCGGGCGCCGAAGCAGTCGGCGCGGCTGAACCTGCCGCACTTCCCGACGACGACGATCGGCTCGTTCCCGCAAACCGCCGAAATCCGCCACGCACGCAGCCAGTTCAAGGCCGGCGTGCTGAATGAAGCCGACTACCGCGCGGCGATGCGGGCCGAAATCGAACGCAGCGTGCGCGAACAGGAATCGCTCGGGCTCGACGTGCTCGTGCATGGCGAAGCGGAACGCAACGACATGGTCGAATACTTCGGCGAACAGCTCGACGGCTATGCGTTCAGCCAGTTCGGCTGGGTGCAGTCATACGGGTCGCGCTGCGTGAAGCCGCCGATCCTGTTCGGCGACATCAGCCGTCCGAACGCGATGACGGTCGAATGGATCACTTACGCGCAGTCGCTGACGAGCAAACCGATGAAGGGCATGCTGACCGGGCCGGTGACGATCCTGAACTGGTCGTTCGTGCGCGACGATCAGCCGCGCTCGGTATCGTGCTACCAGCTCGCACTCGCGATTCGCGAGGAAGTGCTCGATCTCGAGAAGGCCGGCGTGCGGGTGATTCAGATCGACGAGGCCGCGCTGCGCGAAGGGCTGCCGCTGCGTCGCGCGCAATGGGGCGCGTATCTGACGTGGGCGGTCGAGTCCTTCCGCATCGCCGCGAACGGCGTGCGGGACGACACGCAGATCCATACGCACATGTGCTATTCGGAGTTCAACGACATCATCGCGTCGATCGCCGACATGGACGCGGACGTGATCACGATCGAAACGTCGCGCTCGGACATGGAGCTGCTCGACGCGTTCGACAATTTCCGTTATCCGAACGAGATCGGGCCTGGCGTGTACGACATTCACTCCCCGAACATCCCGACGCAGGATCATATCGTCGGCCTGATGCAGAAGGCGGCCGAGCGGATTCCGGCGGAACGGCTGTGGGTGAATCCGGACTGCGGGCTGAAGACGCGCCAGTGGGCCGAGGTGATGCCGGCACTGACCAACATGGTCGCCGCCGCGAAGACGCTGCGCAATCAGATGCGATAA
- a CDS encoding LysR family transcriptional regulator: MLERFHLAVIREVERQGSLTAAANALHLTQSALSHTVRKLEQQLGTPIWDREGRGLRLTQGGQYLLKLANRLLPQFELAEERMKQYAKGERGTLRIGMECHPCYQWLLKVVSPYLSRWPDVDVDVKQRFQFGGIGALLGHDVDVLVTPDPLNRPGLRFDPVFDYEQVLVVADAHRFAHAEYVTPQQLTDEILITYPVETDRLDIYNQFLTPAGIVPRRHKSIETTDIMLQMVASGRGVAALPRWLADEYADRMPVVPVRLGKKGIAKQIFLGIREADASIDYLAAFVTLARESTGHAPRMLR, translated from the coding sequence ATGCTGGAACGATTCCATCTCGCCGTGATCCGTGAAGTCGAGCGTCAGGGCTCGCTGACGGCCGCCGCCAACGCGTTGCATCTCACCCAATCGGCGCTCAGCCATACGGTCCGCAAGCTCGAGCAGCAGCTCGGCACACCGATTTGGGACCGCGAAGGCCGCGGCCTGCGGCTCACGCAGGGCGGCCAATATCTGCTTAAGCTCGCGAACCGGCTGCTGCCACAATTCGAGTTGGCGGAGGAGCGGATGAAGCAGTACGCGAAGGGCGAACGCGGCACCCTGCGCATCGGGATGGAGTGCCATCCGTGCTACCAATGGCTGCTGAAGGTCGTGTCGCCCTACCTCTCCCGCTGGCCCGACGTCGATGTGGACGTCAAGCAGCGCTTTCAATTCGGCGGCATCGGCGCGCTCCTGGGTCATGACGTCGACGTGCTCGTCACGCCAGATCCGCTGAACCGGCCGGGGCTGCGCTTCGATCCCGTGTTCGATTACGAGCAGGTGCTGGTCGTCGCCGACGCGCATCGGTTCGCGCACGCCGAGTACGTTACGCCCCAGCAGCTGACCGACGAGATTCTGATCACCTACCCGGTCGAGACCGACCGGCTCGACATCTACAACCAGTTCCTGACGCCGGCCGGCATCGTGCCGCGGCGCCACAAGTCGATCGAGACGACCGACATCATGCTGCAGATGGTGGCGAGCGGACGCGGCGTGGCCGCGCTACCGCGCTGGCTCGCCGACGAATACGCGGACCGGATGCCGGTGGTGCCGGTCAGGCTCGGCAAGAAGGGCATCGCGAAACAGATCTTTCTCGGCATCCGCGAGGCGGACGCGTCGATCGACTATCTGGCCGCGTTCGTGACGTTGGCGCGCGAATCGACGGGGCACGCACCGCGCATGCTTCGCTAG